The Etheostoma spectabile isolate EspeVRDwgs_2016 chromosome 1, UIUC_Espe_1.0, whole genome shotgun sequence genome has a segment encoding these proteins:
- the LOC116691824 gene encoding isocitrate dehydrogenase [NADP], mitochondrial-like — MAGYLKALTAVSRSTAAVLTRNSAVLSPAAVCYHRRQQRNYATKRIKVDKPVVEMDGDEMTRIIWEFIKERVHRSES; from the exons ATGGCGGGTTACTTAAAAGCTCTAACGGCCGTGTCAAGAAGTACAGCTGCTGTTCTCACGCGAAACTCCGCAGTGCTCTCACCGGCAGCCGTCTGCTACCATAGGCGGCAACAGAGGAACT ATGCCACAAAGCGCATCAAGGTGGACAAGCCGGTGGTGGAGATGGACGGAGATGAGATGACGCGAATCATATGGGAGTTCATCAAAGAGAGGGTACATCGATCAGAGtcgtaa
- the tmed3 gene encoding transmembrane emp24 domain-containing protein 3, translating into MLFLGLGCLLLHVSVAFGTELTFELPDNDKQCFYEELEKDVKFEIDFQVIAGGNYDVDCFVTDPLYNVLYSEKRKQYDSFSHTTAMAGVYKVCFSNGFSTFTHKTVYMDFRHGDEEPLVQTMTGSTALTQLESSCVSIHEILKVVADSQTWYRLREAHDRTKAEHLLERVTYWSIGETVLLFVIGIGQVLMLRSFFSEKKGSVAAAT; encoded by the exons ATGCTGTTCCTGGGACTgggctgtttgctgcttcaTGTGTCTGTGGCGTTTGGAACTGAGCTCACGTTTGAGCTCCCTGACAACGACAAGCAATGTTTCTACGAAGAACTGGAGAAAGACGTGAAGTTTGAAATAGACTTCCAA GTCATTGCGGGAGGCAACTATGATGTAGACTGCTTTGTCACTGATCCTCTATACAATGTCTTGTATAGTGAGAAGAGGAAGCAGTATGACAGCTTCTCTCACACCACAGCTATGGCAGGAGTCTACAAGGTCTGCTTTAGCAATGGGTTCTCcacttttacacacaaaacGGTGTACATGGACTTCCGCCATGGAGACGAGGAACCTCTCGTGCAGACCATGACTGGAAGTACAGCCCTGACTCAA TTGGAGTCATCTTGCGTCTCCATTCATGAGATCCTGAAAGTGGTGGCTGACTCGCAGACATGGTACAGGCTAAGAGAGGCGCACGACCGCACAAAAGCCGAGCATCTCCTGGAGCGGGTGACCTACTGGTCCATTGGAGAAACCGTCCTGCTGTTTGTTATTGGCATCGGTCAGGTCCTGATGCTCAGGAGCTTCTTCAGTGAGAAGAAAGGCTCTGTGGCAGCCGCCACTTAA
- the si:ch211-107o10.3 gene encoding retinol dehydrogenase 13 has product MQNYAESIKNFVARHAIGLTVAFVGGTGVLALRRWLAGGVCRSKVRLDGKTVLITGANTGIGKETALDMAQRGARVILACRDMTRARIAADEIRQQSGNGNVVVKKLDLTSLKSVRDLAKDVLENEKRLDILINNAGIMMCPKLITEDGFEMQFGVNHLGHFLLTNCLLDLLKKSTPSRIVIVSSLAHEKGHIHFDDINLDKNYQREVSYRQSKLANVLFCRELASRLQDTGVTVYSLHPGVIRTELGRHLFPTLALWKRIIAMPFFMLIKSPWEGAQTSIYCAVDESLANVSGLYYSDCAAKTPAPQALNDAAAKKLWDLSASMVGLA; this is encoded by the exons ATGCAAAACTACGCGGAGTCAATCAAGAACTTTGTAGCGAGGCACGCGATCGGTCTCACTGTTGCGTTTGTTGGAG ggacAGGCGTACTGGCCTTGCGCAGATGGCTGGCTGGTGGAGTGTGCCGGAGCAAGGTCAGGCTGGATGGGAAAACAGTCCTGATCACAGGAGCCAACACTGGCATTGGGAAGGAGACAGCCCTGGATATGGCCCAGCGAG GAGCCAGAGTAATCCTAGCCTGCAGAGACATGACCAGAGCCCGTATTGCAGCTGATGAAATCCGGCAACAAAGTGGAAACGGTAACGTGGTGGTAAAGAAACTGGATCTCACCTCACTGAAGTCTGTTAGGGACCTGGCCAAAGATGTCCTGGAGAATGAAAAACGTTTGGACATCCTCATCAATAATGCAG gtattATGATGTGTCCCAAGTTGATAACTGAGGATGGCTTTGAAATGCAGTTTGGTGTCAACCACCTGGGACATTTTCTCCTTACCAACTGTCTTCTTGACCTGCTGAAGAAGTCAACTCCAAGTCGCATTGTCATTGTCTCCAGCCTGGCACACGAGAAAG GCCATATACACTTTGATGACATCAACCTTGATAAAAACTATCAACGTGAGGTGAGCTACCGCCAAAGCAAACTGGCCAATGTGCTCTTCTGCAGAGAACTGGCTTCAAGACTGCAAG ACACTGGTGTGACAGTGTACAGTCTTCACCCTGGGGTCATTCGCACGGAATTAGGCCGCCACTTGTTCCCTACTTTAGCTCTGTGGAAGAGGATCATAGCCATGCCATTTTTCATGCTGATCAAAAGTCCCTGGGAAGGGGCTCAAACCAGCATCTACTGCGCTGTGGATGAGAGCCTGGCAAACGTCAGTGGCCTCTACTACAG TGATTGTGCTGCCAAAACACCGGCACCCCAAGCCCTTAATGATGCTGCAGCCAAGAAGCTGTGGGACCTGAGTGCTTCCATGGTTGGTCTAGCTTAA